The Streptomyces sp. NBC_00162 genome window below encodes:
- a CDS encoding glycosyltransferase family 4 protein: protein MSSSPVYPSAAAQPYGRPPLRTVQVLGGGAGAGSNAHVRSLTTGLAARGVRVTVCAPVEAEGEYDFTGAGAQFAPDAVNALRAACATADVVHAHGVRAGMRAALALRGRRVPLVVSWHGDGPAAAGAAGAALGRLSRILERHVARAAAVVLGASSDLVDRARLRGARDARLAPVAVPAAPAGADPGKVRAELGVVERPLLIAVGSLVPHRGYSVLLDAAREWRTLEPLPLLVIAGEGPLRAELSRRIEAEGLPVRLLGRRRDAAQLLAAADLAVLPSRWEERALLAQEALRVGVPLVATAVGGVPELVGEGAVLVPYGDPQALASAVTGLLSDAGRRAGLVAAGRVQAATWPSEDDTVAQVLSVYDELMERGRR from the coding sequence GTGAGCAGCTCCCCGGTCTACCCGTCCGCCGCGGCCCAGCCCTACGGGCGGCCGCCGCTGCGTACCGTCCAAGTGCTCGGCGGCGGTGCGGGCGCGGGCAGCAACGCGCACGTACGGTCGCTCACGACCGGGCTCGCCGCGCGCGGGGTACGGGTCACGGTGTGCGCGCCCGTCGAGGCGGAGGGCGAGTACGACTTCACCGGCGCGGGGGCGCAGTTCGCGCCCGACGCCGTGAACGCGCTGCGGGCCGCCTGCGCCACGGCCGACGTCGTGCACGCGCACGGGGTACGGGCCGGGATGCGGGCCGCGCTGGCCCTGCGGGGGCGCCGGGTGCCGCTGGTGGTGAGCTGGCACGGAGACGGCCCGGCGGCCGCCGGTGCGGCCGGCGCCGCGCTCGGGCGGCTCAGCCGGATCCTGGAGCGGCACGTGGCACGGGCCGCGGCGGTCGTGCTGGGGGCCTCCTCGGACCTGGTGGACCGGGCCCGGCTGCGGGGGGCGCGGGACGCGCGGCTGGCACCGGTTGCCGTGCCGGCGGCCCCGGCGGGGGCCGATCCCGGGAAGGTGCGGGCGGAACTGGGCGTGGTGGAACGGCCGTTGCTGATCGCGGTCGGGAGCCTGGTGCCGCACCGCGGGTACTCCGTACTGCTCGACGCGGCACGGGAGTGGCGGACGCTGGAACCCCTGCCGCTGCTGGTGATCGCGGGGGAGGGGCCGCTACGGGCCGAACTGTCCCGGCGGATCGAGGCCGAGGGGCTGCCGGTGCGGCTGCTGGGGCGGCGCCGGGACGCGGCGCAGCTGCTGGCGGCGGCGGACCTGGCGGTGCTGCCGAGCCGGTGGGAGGAGCGGGCCCTGCTGGCGCAGGAAGCGCTGCGGGTGGGGGTGCCGCTGGTGGCCACGGCGGTGGGGGGCGTGCCGGAGCTGGTGGGGGAGGGGGCGGTGCTCGTCCCGTACGGGGACCCGCAGGCCCTCGCCTCGGCCGTGACCGGCCTGCTGTCGGATGCGGGGCGTCGGGCCGGGCTGGTTGCCGCGGGGCGGGTGCAGGCCGCGACGTGGCCGTCCGAGGACGACACCGTCGCGCAGGTCCTGTCCGTCTACGACGAGTTGATGGAACGCGGGCGGCGGTAG
- a CDS encoding PucR family transcriptional regulator translates to MDDQGGITVQRALELPGLRSGLPEVVACADRLGRTVRWVHAGEVPNIASLLKGGELLLTTGLGLGTRPAEQRAFVRRLADRGIAALVVELGPRFTRLPATIVETARAAGLPLVQLHREVPFVTVTEEVHTEIVNHHYALLQRAEEVHRRCTEALLGGGGIPQVLRILADFTGNPVFLETPDGQLLYAAGSSGADTGADPLQVWEGLRGQREAEPSANTVVIDVPGGGHGTGSVRARVVLVGVTSPLLPVHRMAAERTAGVLAVVLMQARQEDELAARGRGDFLTDLAEGRISAEDAPAQARVLGFKPGTGPLLPIVMRLSTDLGPSGNWAVLARAVLEELSSVGVPVLLGVRPVEGRVPLLVSLRAESERTAVADRVAAALRAGVERAGLDRASAPPAVVVGVAGGWAAASAGLRHAAETATAAHGLPARPWYDARRLDIDLLLWRLREHPDLAAFVDRAIGPLRTHDTTSRPPLLPTLETYLAHAGRKAETARELHLNRQTLYNRLARISELLGTDLDDPETVLSLSLALRARRHVPS, encoded by the coding sequence ATGGACGACCAGGGCGGAATCACGGTTCAGCGGGCACTGGAACTGCCGGGGCTGCGCAGCGGACTGCCGGAGGTGGTGGCCTGCGCCGACCGCCTGGGCCGGACCGTCCGCTGGGTGCACGCGGGTGAGGTCCCGAACATCGCCTCGCTGCTCAAGGGCGGCGAGCTGCTGCTGACCACGGGTCTCGGCCTCGGCACGCGGCCCGCCGAGCAGCGCGCCTTCGTACGACGCCTCGCCGACCGCGGGATCGCCGCGCTGGTCGTCGAGCTGGGGCCGCGGTTCACCCGGCTGCCGGCGACGATCGTGGAGACCGCGCGCGCGGCGGGCCTGCCGCTGGTCCAGCTCCACCGGGAGGTCCCCTTCGTCACCGTCACGGAGGAGGTCCACACCGAGATCGTCAACCACCACTACGCGCTGCTCCAGCGGGCCGAGGAGGTCCACCGGCGGTGTACGGAGGCCCTGTTGGGCGGCGGTGGCATCCCGCAGGTGCTGCGGATCCTGGCCGACTTCACGGGCAACCCGGTCTTCCTGGAGACCCCCGACGGACAGCTGCTCTACGCGGCCGGCAGCTCGGGCGCGGACACGGGCGCCGACCCGCTCCAGGTGTGGGAGGGCCTGCGGGGCCAGCGCGAGGCCGAGCCGTCGGCGAACACCGTGGTGATCGACGTACCCGGCGGGGGCCACGGCACGGGCTCGGTCCGGGCCCGGGTGGTCCTGGTCGGGGTCACGAGCCCGCTGCTGCCGGTGCACCGGATGGCGGCGGAGCGTACGGCGGGCGTCCTGGCCGTCGTCCTCATGCAGGCGCGGCAGGAGGACGAGCTGGCGGCGCGCGGCCGCGGCGACTTCCTCACCGACCTCGCCGAGGGCCGCATCTCGGCGGAGGACGCCCCGGCTCAGGCCCGCGTCCTGGGCTTCAAGCCGGGCACGGGCCCGCTGCTGCCGATAGTGATGCGCCTGTCCACGGACCTGGGCCCCTCGGGCAACTGGGCCGTCCTGGCCCGCGCGGTCCTGGAGGAGCTGTCGTCGGTCGGGGTTCCGGTGCTGCTGGGCGTCCGCCCGGTGGAAGGCCGGGTCCCGCTGCTGGTCTCCCTGCGCGCGGAGTCGGAGCGCACGGCGGTGGCGGACCGGGTGGCGGCCGCGCTGCGGGCGGGCGTGGAGCGCGCGGGCCTCGACCGGGCCTCGGCCCCGCCGGCCGTGGTCGTCGGCGTCGCGGGCGGCTGGGCGGCCGCATCGGCGGGCCTGCGCCACGCGGCGGAGACCGCCACGGCGGCCCACGGCCTGCCGGCCCGCCCCTGGTACGACGCGAGGAGGCTGGACATCGACCTCCTCCTGTGGCGGCTGCGCGAACACCCGGACCTGGCGGCCTTCGTGGACCGCGCGATCGGCCCGCTCCGCACCCACGACACGACCTCCCGGCCGCCGCTCCTGCCCACCCTGGAGACGTACCTGGCCCATGCGGGCCGCAAGGCGGAAACGGCCCGCGAGCTCCACCTGAACCGGCAGACCCTGTACAACCGCCTGGCCCGCATCTCGGAACTCCTGGGCACGGACCTGGACGACCCCGAAACGGTCCTCTCCCTCAGCCTGGCCCTCCGCGCCCGCCGCCACGTTCCTTCCTGA
- a CDS encoding APC family permease: MSRDNTGGSPQTPAAPQIQRLKANSVGLVGVVFMAVATAAPITAMTGNLPIAVGFGNGVGAPAGYLFATLVLTVFAVGYVAMAKRITAAGAFYGYISHGLGRIAGMASGMLAVLAYIVFEASIVGVFSYFAKTTVHDQLGVDLPWVLYAAAMLAVTAALAHFDINLTAKALGVMLLAEIAVLFAVATAVLVAGGGPDGIPLEPVNPKNAFTGTSAGLGLFFAFWSWVGFESTAMYGEESRDPKRVIPKATLISVVGVGLFYIYVSWMTIAGNGLAKSVELSASTSPLDLFFAPTQTFIGAWAVDAFQWLLLTGSFACGMAFHQCAARYLYAIGREGFLSPKLGRTHARHGSPYVASVVQTAIATALVAGFWLTGQDPYLHLYTLLAILGTMAILIVQTLCSFAVIGYFRKNHPEDRHWFTTLTAPLLGGLGMTAVVVLLVLNMETAAGAAAGSLFFTLIPWIVGGVFLGGLGLGFWLKAKAPERYEIIGRIVLEDAAERPDVPSPSTAAANV; encoded by the coding sequence ATGAGCAGAGACAACACGGGCGGGTCGCCGCAGACCCCCGCGGCTCCACAGATCCAGCGGCTGAAGGCCAACTCGGTCGGGCTCGTCGGCGTCGTGTTCATGGCGGTGGCCACCGCCGCGCCGATCACCGCCATGACCGGCAACCTCCCCATCGCGGTCGGCTTCGGCAACGGCGTCGGAGCCCCGGCCGGATACCTCTTCGCGACGCTCGTGCTCACGGTCTTCGCGGTCGGCTACGTGGCGATGGCCAAGCGGATCACCGCCGCGGGCGCCTTCTACGGGTACATCTCGCACGGCCTCGGCCGCATCGCCGGCATGGCCTCCGGGATGCTCGCCGTCCTCGCCTACATCGTCTTCGAGGCCTCGATCGTCGGGGTCTTCTCCTACTTCGCGAAGACCACCGTCCACGACCAGCTCGGCGTCGACCTGCCGTGGGTGCTCTACGCGGCCGCCATGCTCGCCGTCACCGCCGCCCTCGCCCACTTCGACATCAACCTCACCGCCAAGGCCCTCGGCGTGATGCTCCTCGCCGAGATCGCCGTGCTGTTCGCCGTCGCCACCGCCGTCCTGGTCGCCGGGGGCGGACCGGACGGGATCCCGCTGGAGCCCGTCAACCCGAAGAACGCCTTCACCGGAACGTCCGCCGGACTCGGGCTCTTCTTCGCCTTCTGGTCCTGGGTCGGCTTCGAGTCCACCGCCATGTACGGCGAGGAGTCCCGCGACCCCAAGCGGGTCATCCCCAAGGCCACCCTGATCTCCGTCGTCGGTGTCGGCCTCTTCTACATCTACGTCTCCTGGATGACCATCGCGGGCAACGGCCTCGCCAAGTCCGTGGAACTGTCCGCCTCCACCAGCCCCCTCGACCTGTTCTTCGCCCCCACCCAGACCTTCATCGGCGCCTGGGCCGTCGACGCCTTCCAATGGCTGCTGCTCACCGGCTCCTTCGCCTGCGGCATGGCCTTCCACCAGTGCGCCGCCCGCTACCTCTACGCCATCGGCCGCGAGGGCTTCCTCTCCCCGAAGCTCGGCCGCACCCACGCCAGGCACGGATCCCCGTACGTGGCCTCGGTGGTGCAGACCGCCATCGCCACCGCCCTCGTCGCCGGGTTCTGGCTCACCGGGCAGGACCCGTACCTGCACCTGTACACGCTGCTCGCGATCCTCGGCACCATGGCGATCCTGATCGTCCAGACGCTCTGCTCGTTCGCCGTCATCGGGTACTTCCGCAAGAACCACCCCGAGGACCGGCACTGGTTCACGACCCTGACCGCTCCGCTGCTCGGCGGTCTCGGCATGACCGCCGTCGTCGTCCTGCTGGTCCTCAACATGGAGACCGCGGCGGGGGCCGCAGCCGGTTCCCTCTTCTTCACGCTGATCCCGTGGATCGTCGGCGGAGTCTTCCTCGGCGGTCTCGGCCTCGGCTTCTGGCTCAAGGCGAAGGCCCCCGAGCGCTACGAGATCATCGGCCGGATCGTCCTGGAGGACGCGGCCGAGCGTCCCGACGTCCCGTCCCCCTCCACCGCCGCCGCGAACGTCTGA
- a CDS encoding flavin monoamine oxidase family protein gives MARTPLMHALRRLAAEHAAARSLGLPVAEVRGSTRRELLGRAAALGLGTALASSGTAYAVEPAPAKKPVGPARVAVVGAGISGLTAALTLRDAGVPCTLYEANPGRVGGRMWTQRDHWAYGQTSEIGGELIDTSHKKILELCRRFGLPTEDFLGGGPNGAEEVLWFNGEYYSRTQADEDFKAVYQALRRDLQEAGEVTWNTTTPTGTALDNMTLYEWIETRVPGGHGSQLGRFIDVAYNVEYGADTDRQSALALVLLMGYQPNPGNFNVWGLSNERYHITGGNDRLPNAIAAALPAGTLVMGRELLAVRANADGTQTLTFDDSGATRTVIADHTVLCLPLPILQRIDTSGAGFDPLMRNLLRDARMGYCTKLNMQFTARPWRGTGPWPGVSAGDCFTDSDVQQTWDTTKVQPGTGGILLQYGGGTLAGALTPATPFATEADPYVRDLAGRVLTGVDSFFPGTKAVWNGRAQLSAWHRNPYALGAYSYWPTGYLHRYAKYEGTAQGNIHIGGEHCSYDFQGFMEGGATEGERAAREVIAALT, from the coding sequence ATGGCCCGTACGCCCCTGATGCACGCCCTGCGCCGACTCGCGGCCGAGCACGCCGCCGCCCGCAGCCTCGGCCTGCCCGTCGCCGAGGTCCGCGGCTCCACCCGCCGCGAACTCCTCGGCCGGGCCGCCGCGCTCGGCCTCGGGACCGCCCTCGCCTCGTCCGGGACCGCCTACGCCGTCGAGCCGGCTCCCGCCAAGAAGCCCGTGGGCCCCGCCCGGGTCGCCGTGGTCGGCGCGGGCATCTCCGGCCTGACCGCCGCCCTCACCCTCCGGGACGCCGGAGTCCCCTGCACCCTGTACGAGGCCAACCCCGGCCGGGTCGGCGGGCGCATGTGGACCCAACGCGACCACTGGGCGTACGGCCAGACCTCGGAGATCGGCGGCGAGCTGATCGACACCAGCCACAAGAAGATCCTGGAACTGTGCCGCCGCTTCGGCCTGCCCACCGAGGACTTCCTCGGCGGCGGCCCCAACGGGGCGGAGGAAGTCCTCTGGTTCAACGGCGAGTACTACTCCCGAACCCAGGCCGACGAGGACTTCAAGGCCGTCTACCAGGCGCTGCGCCGCGACCTCCAGGAAGCCGGCGAGGTCACCTGGAACACCACCACTCCCACCGGCACCGCCCTCGACAACATGACCCTGTACGAGTGGATCGAGACCCGGGTCCCCGGCGGCCACGGCTCCCAGCTGGGCCGCTTCATCGACGTGGCCTACAACGTCGAGTACGGGGCCGACACCGACCGGCAGTCCGCCCTCGCCCTGGTCCTCCTGATGGGCTATCAGCCCAACCCCGGCAACTTCAACGTCTGGGGCCTGTCCAACGAGCGCTACCACATCACCGGAGGCAACGACCGGCTGCCGAACGCCATCGCCGCCGCGCTGCCCGCCGGCACCCTGGTGATGGGCCGCGAGCTGCTCGCCGTACGCGCCAACGCCGACGGCACCCAGACCCTCACCTTCGACGACTCGGGCGCGACCCGGACCGTCATCGCCGACCACACCGTCCTGTGCCTGCCGCTTCCCATCCTCCAGCGCATCGACACCTCCGGGGCGGGCTTCGACCCGCTCATGCGCAATCTGCTGAGGGACGCCCGCATGGGCTACTGCACCAAGCTCAACATGCAGTTCACCGCCCGCCCCTGGCGCGGTACGGGACCCTGGCCGGGCGTCTCGGCCGGCGACTGCTTCACGGACTCCGACGTCCAGCAGACCTGGGACACCACCAAGGTGCAGCCCGGCACAGGCGGGATCCTGCTCCAGTACGGCGGCGGCACCCTGGCCGGGGCGCTCACCCCCGCGACCCCCTTCGCCACCGAGGCCGACCCGTACGTGCGCGACCTCGCGGGCCGCGTGCTGACCGGCGTCGACTCCTTCTTCCCGGGCACCAAGGCGGTCTGGAACGGGCGGGCCCAGCTCTCCGCGTGGCACCGCAACCCGTACGCCCTGGGCGCCTACTCGTACTGGCCCACCGGCTACCTGCACCGCTACGCCAAGTACGAGGGCACCGCGCAGGGCAACATCCACATCGGCGGCGAGCACTGCAGCTACGACTTCCAGGGGTTCATGGAGGGCGGCGCCACCGAGGGCGAGCGCGCGGCGCGCGAGGTGATCGCCGCCCTCACATGA
- a CDS encoding FAD-binding oxidoreductase: MAPLSKAGTALAALREDLAGDVFAPDDPGYDEARTIFNAMIDRRPAVIAQCASVADVVTAVRFARDLDLKISVRGGGHSVAGMSLNDAGLVVDLRRMHEVTVHPAARAAHIGGGATMSHLDRACEPYGLATTGGRASTTGVGGFVLGGGSGWLDRKFGLAVDNLLGAELVTADGELLQVTAEDHPELFWGLHGGGGNFGIATSLTLRLHELPVMSIAFVLYLPERGPEVVRTYRDVIEAGPPEASGAALYMTGPPEEFVPPHLVGLLMAGVLLTYAGPEEEMRRLAAPLLAIPHESEVVTVIPYADLQCMIDDPPGMRNYWSAEYLTGVPDEFVDVFCARADSMPVPTGTQHLIWPQGGAIASAPGDYPVPYRDAAWAVHPFGIWEDAADDDRVRQWVKDVRADVQPWSTGAVYLNFTGDEGSDRVVAGLGPENMQRLGALKRQYDPDNVFRFNHNIRPA, translated from the coding sequence ATGGCGCCCCTGTCGAAGGCGGGCACGGCGCTCGCCGCGCTCCGCGAGGATCTGGCCGGTGACGTCTTCGCCCCGGACGATCCGGGCTACGACGAGGCCCGGACGATCTTCAACGCGATGATCGACCGCAGGCCCGCCGTCATCGCCCAGTGCGCGAGCGTCGCCGACGTGGTCACCGCCGTACGGTTCGCACGGGATCTGGACCTGAAGATCTCGGTGCGCGGCGGCGGGCACAGCGTCGCCGGGATGTCCCTCAACGACGCCGGCCTGGTCGTGGACCTGCGCCGGATGCACGAGGTGACGGTCCATCCGGCGGCAAGGGCGGCCCACATCGGGGGCGGGGCCACGATGAGCCACCTGGACCGGGCCTGCGAGCCGTACGGCCTGGCGACCACCGGTGGCCGAGCTTCCACGACCGGCGTCGGCGGCTTCGTGCTGGGCGGCGGCTCCGGCTGGCTGGACCGGAAGTTCGGGCTGGCGGTGGACAACCTGCTGGGCGCGGAGCTGGTCACCGCCGACGGCGAACTGCTCCAGGTGACCGCGGAGGACCATCCCGAGCTGTTCTGGGGGCTGCACGGCGGTGGCGGGAACTTCGGGATCGCCACCTCGCTGACGCTGCGGCTGCACGAACTGCCGGTCATGTCGATCGCGTTCGTGCTGTACCTGCCGGAGCGCGGGCCCGAGGTGGTCCGTACGTACCGGGACGTCATCGAGGCGGGACCGCCCGAGGCCAGCGGCGCCGCGCTCTACATGACGGGCCCGCCGGAGGAGTTCGTCCCGCCGCATCTGGTCGGCCTGCTGATGGCCGGCGTACTGCTGACGTACGCGGGGCCCGAGGAGGAGATGCGCAGGCTCGCCGCACCGCTGCTGGCGATCCCGCACGAGTCCGAGGTCGTCACGGTCATCCCGTACGCCGACCTGCAGTGCATGATCGACGATCCGCCGGGCATGCGGAACTACTGGTCGGCGGAGTACCTCACCGGGGTGCCGGACGAGTTCGTGGACGTGTTCTGCGCCCGCGCCGACTCGATGCCGGTGCCGACCGGCACCCAGCACCTGATCTGGCCGCAGGGCGGCGCGATCGCCTCGGCCCCGGGCGACTACCCGGTGCCGTACCGGGACGCGGCCTGGGCGGTGCACCCGTTCGGGATCTGGGAGGACGCGGCCGACGACGACCGGGTCCGCCAGTGGGTCAAGGACGTCCGCGCCGATGTCCAGCCGTGGAGCACCGGCGCGGTCTACCTCAACTTCACCGGGGACGAGGGCTCGGACCGGGTGGTCGCGGGCCTCGGCCCCGAGAACATGCAGCGGCTGGGCGCGCTGAAGCGGCAATACGACCCGGACAACGTCTTCCGCTTCAACCACAACATCCGGCCCGCCTGA
- a CDS encoding glycoside hydrolase family 15 protein, with amino-acid sequence MSGRIEDYALIGDMQTAALVCRDGAVDWLCLPRFDSHAVFASILGTEDHGFWRIGPAFPAGSEAPRATRRRYRGDSLVLESEWETPRGTVRVIDFMPPREDHAPQLIRIVEGVSGRVKMRSALRMRFSYGRVVPWVHKVDGRTVAVAGPDSVWLDTEAQTYGKDLTTYSDFTVGPGDRMAFSISWERSHRGAPEAPDAEAALDSTAEFWREWVEQCTYHGPYREAVVRSLITLKALTYGPTGGIVAAPTTSLPEEIGGVRNWDYRYTWLRDAAITLSSLLRTGYREEARAWREWLLRAVAGDPENLQIMYGIAGERELGETELDWLPGYENSRPVRVGNGAAGQLQLDVYGEVTEALHLGHMTGLARSDYASLLQLKLIRYLETHWDQPDEGIWEVRGPRRHFVHSKVMAWVAVDRTIKLIESGDADGPLERWRELRDEIHQDVCEKGYDKERNTFTQSYGSKELDASLLLIPQMGFLPPDDKRVIGTIEAIQRELSTPDGFILRYPTAGEEAGVDGLEGDEGAFLACSFWMADDLAMIGRVDEARRLFERLLSLRNDLGLLAEEWDPRLQRQVGNFPQAFSHVPLIDTALRLTASGAYGG; translated from the coding sequence GTGTCCGGGCGCATCGAGGATTACGCACTGATCGGGGACATGCAGACCGCGGCGTTGGTCTGCCGGGACGGGGCAGTGGACTGGTTGTGTCTGCCACGTTTCGACTCCCATGCCGTGTTCGCGAGCATTCTCGGCACCGAGGACCACGGGTTCTGGCGGATCGGCCCGGCGTTCCCGGCCGGCTCCGAGGCCCCGCGTGCCACGCGACGCCGCTACCGCGGCGACTCGCTGGTGCTCGAGTCCGAGTGGGAGACGCCGCGCGGGACCGTCCGCGTGATCGACTTCATGCCGCCCCGCGAGGATCACGCTCCCCAGCTGATCCGCATCGTCGAGGGCGTCAGCGGGCGCGTGAAGATGCGCTCCGCACTGCGCATGCGGTTCAGCTACGGGCGGGTCGTGCCCTGGGTGCACAAGGTCGACGGGCGCACGGTCGCCGTCGCCGGCCCCGACTCCGTGTGGCTGGACACCGAGGCGCAGACGTACGGCAAGGACCTGACCACGTACTCCGACTTCACCGTCGGGCCGGGCGACCGGATGGCCTTCAGCATCAGCTGGGAGCGTTCGCACCGCGGCGCGCCCGAGGCCCCGGACGCCGAGGCGGCCCTCGACTCCACCGCCGAGTTCTGGCGCGAGTGGGTCGAGCAGTGCACGTACCACGGGCCCTACCGGGAGGCGGTGGTCCGCTCCCTGATCACCCTCAAGGCCCTCACCTACGGCCCCACCGGCGGGATCGTCGCCGCGCCGACCACCTCCCTGCCGGAGGAGATCGGCGGGGTCCGCAACTGGGACTACCGCTACACCTGGCTGCGGGACGCCGCCATCACGCTCTCCTCGCTGCTGCGCACCGGCTACCGCGAGGAGGCCCGCGCCTGGCGCGAGTGGCTGCTGCGCGCGGTGGCCGGCGACCCGGAGAACCTGCAGATCATGTACGGGATCGCGGGCGAGCGGGAGCTCGGCGAGACCGAGCTGGACTGGCTGCCGGGCTACGAGAACTCCCGCCCGGTCCGCGTCGGCAACGGCGCCGCCGGGCAGCTCCAGCTCGACGTCTACGGCGAGGTCACCGAGGCCCTGCACCTGGGCCACATGACCGGCCTGGCCCGCAGCGACTACGCCTCGCTGCTCCAGCTCAAGCTGATCCGCTACCTGGAGACCCACTGGGACCAGCCGGACGAGGGCATCTGGGAGGTGCGCGGCCCGCGCCGCCACTTCGTGCACTCGAAGGTGATGGCCTGGGTGGCCGTGGACCGCACGATCAAGCTGATCGAGAGCGGGGACGCGGACGGTCCGCTGGAGCGCTGGCGCGAGCTGCGCGACGAGATCCACCAGGACGTGTGCGAGAAGGGCTACGACAAGGAGCGCAACACCTTCACCCAGTCGTACGGGTCGAAGGAGCTGGACGCCTCCCTGCTGCTGATCCCGCAGATGGGCTTCCTGCCGCCGGACGACAAGCGGGTCATCGGCACCATCGAGGCGATCCAGCGCGAGCTGTCCACGCCCGACGGTTTCATCCTGCGCTACCCGACGGCGGGCGAGGAGGCCGGCGTGGACGGCCTGGAGGGCGACGAGGGGGCCTTCCTGGCGTGCTCGTTCTGGATGGCCGACGACCTGGCGATGATCGGGCGGGTGGACGAGGCGCGCCGGCTGTTCGAGAGGCTGCTGTCGCTGCGCAACGACCTCGGGCTGCTGGCGGAGGAGTGGGACCCGCGGCTCCAGCGCCAGGTCGGGAACTTCCCGCAGGCCTTCAGCCACGTTCCGCTGATCGACACGGCACTGCGGCTGACCGCGAGCGGGGCGTACGGGGGGTAG
- a CDS encoding CTP synthase: MTTKHIFVTGGVASSLGKGLTASSLGALLKARGLRVTMQKLDPYLNVDPGTMNPFQHGEVFVTNDGAETDLDIGHYERFLDVDLDGSANVTTGQVYSQVIAKERRGEYLGDTVQVIPHITNEIKHRIRRMATEDVDVVITEVGGTVGDIESLPFLETVRQVRHEVGRDNVFVVHISLLPYIGPSGELKTKPTQHSVAALRNIGIQPDAIVLRADRDVPTSIKRKISLMCDVDEAAVVAAIDAKSIYDIPKVLHTEGLDAYVVRKLDLPFRDVDWTVWEDLLDRVHNPDHEVKVALVGKYIDLPDAYLSVTEALRAGGFANKARVQIKWVTSDDCRTPAGAAEVLGDVDAICVPGGFGDRGVNGKVGAITYARENKIPLLGLCLGLQCVVIEAARNLAGIEDANSTEFDASTPHPVISTMEEQLAFVEGAGDLGGTMRLGMYPAKLAEGSIVREVYGDQAYVDERHRHRYEVNNAYRGELEKKAGLVFSGTSPDNKLVEYVEYPREVHPYLVATQAHPELRSRPTRPHPLFAGLVKAAVERQQSAK, encoded by the coding sequence ATGACGACCAAGCACATCTTCGTCACCGGGGGTGTCGCTTCGTCCCTCGGCAAGGGCCTGACGGCCTCCAGCCTGGGTGCGCTGCTGAAGGCGCGCGGCCTGCGGGTCACGATGCAGAAGCTCGACCCGTACCTGAACGTCGACCCGGGCACGATGAACCCGTTCCAGCACGGCGAGGTGTTCGTCACCAACGACGGCGCCGAGACGGACCTGGACATCGGCCACTACGAGCGTTTCCTCGACGTGGACCTCGACGGTTCGGCCAACGTCACCACCGGCCAGGTCTACTCGCAGGTCATCGCCAAGGAGCGGCGCGGCGAGTACCTCGGTGACACCGTGCAGGTCATCCCGCACATCACCAACGAGATCAAGCACCGCATCCGCCGCATGGCGACCGAGGACGTCGACGTCGTCATCACCGAGGTCGGCGGCACCGTCGGCGACATCGAGTCGCTGCCGTTCCTGGAGACCGTCCGCCAGGTCCGCCACGAGGTCGGCCGCGACAACGTCTTCGTCGTGCACATCTCGCTGCTGCCCTACATCGGCCCCTCCGGCGAGCTGAAGACCAAGCCGACCCAGCACTCGGTCGCGGCCCTGCGCAACATCGGCATCCAGCCCGACGCGATCGTGCTGCGCGCCGACCGTGACGTCCCCACCTCCATCAAGCGCAAGATCTCGCTGATGTGCGACGTGGACGAGGCCGCCGTGGTCGCGGCGATCGACGCCAAGTCGATCTACGACATCCCGAAGGTGCTGCACACCGAGGGCCTGGACGCGTATGTCGTGCGCAAGCTCGACCTGCCGTTCCGCGACGTGGACTGGACGGTCTGGGAGGACCTGCTGGACCGGGTCCACAACCCCGACCACGAGGTCAAGGTCGCGCTCGTCGGCAAGTACATCGACCTGCCGGACGCCTACCTGTCGGTGACCGAGGCGCTGCGCGCCGGCGGCTTCGCCAACAAGGCCCGCGTCCAGATCAAGTGGGTCACCTCCGACGACTGCCGGACCCCGGCCGGCGCCGCGGAGGTGCTCGGCGACGTGGACGCGATCTGCGTGCCCGGCGGCTTCGGCGACCGCGGTGTCAACGGCAAGGTCGGCGCGATCACCTACGCCCGCGAGAACAAGATCCCGCTGCTCGGCCTGTGCCTGGGTCTGCAGTGCGTGGTCATCGAGGCCGCGCGCAACCTCGCGGGGATCGAGGACGCCAACTCCACCGAGTTCGACGCCTCCACCCCGCACCCGGTCATCTCGACCATGGAGGAGCAGCTGGCCTTCGTCGAGGGCGCGGGCGACCTGGGCGGCACCATGCGGCTCGGCATGTACCCGGCGAAGCTCGCCGAGGGCTCCATCGTGCGCGAGGTCTACGGCGACCAGGCGTACGTCGACGAGCGCCACCGTCACCGCTACGAGGTCAACAACGCCTACCGCGGCGAGCTGGAGAAGAAGGCGGGCCTCGTCTTCTCCGGCACCTCCCCGGACAACAAGCTCGTCGAGTACGTCGAGTACCCGCGCGAGGTGCACCCCTACCTGGTGGCCACCCAGGCCCACCCGGAGCTCCGGTCCCGCCCGACGCGCCCGCACCCGCTGTTCGCGGGCCTGGTCAAGGCGGCCGTGGAGCGGCAGCAGTCCGCGAAGTGA